From Chloroflexota bacterium, one genomic window encodes:
- a CDS encoding VOC family protein, with the protein MMPLATWIDHLVVTAPNLALGVAYIEDLLGVPMQAGGQHQAMATHNCLLKLGEHCYLEVIAPDPTLAAPKRPRWFELDSLQPTSAPRLATWVARTILIQAASALLHQQLGVVTPMRRGDLAWQITIPADGSLPFAGVAPMLIEWPRDQHPIQRLTDQGCRLLQLELHHPQASQIETMLSQIGMQDEARWQTAAQPQLIATIETPSGIKRIE; encoded by the coding sequence AGTCGTCACTGCGCCCAATCTCGCGCTTGGTGTGGCCTATATTGAGGATTTGCTCGGCGTGCCGATGCAGGCTGGTGGCCAACATCAGGCGATGGCAACTCACAATTGTTTGCTCAAACTAGGCGAGCATTGCTACCTCGAAGTGATCGCGCCCGATCCAACACTGGCTGCCCCCAAGCGCCCACGCTGGTTTGAATTAGATTCGTTGCAACCAACCAGTGCTCCGCGCTTAGCAACTTGGGTTGCCCGAACAATCCTGATTCAGGCGGCAAGCGCATTGCTGCACCAACAACTTGGGGTGGTCACGCCGATGCGCCGTGGCGATTTAGCTTGGCAAATCACGATTCCTGCCGATGGCAGCTTGCCGTTTGCTGGCGTTGCGCCAATGCTGATCGAATGGCCGCGCGATCAACACCCAATCCAGCGTTTAACTGATCAGGGTTGTCGTTTATTGCAGCTGGAGCTACATCACCCGCAAGCCAGCCAAATCGAAACCATGCTCAGCCAGATTGGCATGCAGGATGAAGCTCGTTGGCAAACCGCCGCCCAGCCACAATTAATCGCCACAATCGAAACTCCCAGCGGGATTAAGCGCATAGAGTAA